Proteins encoded by one window of Candidatus Obscuribacterales bacterium:
- a CDS encoding gamma carbonic anhydrase family protein, translating into MIYPYKELKPQIDASAYVAPSAAIIGDVRLGKNSSVWFNAVLRGDINSIVVGADSNIQDGCLLHVTHELPVVIEDRVTIGHGAIVHGCHIESDCLIAMGAVILDGAHIGQGSLIAAGAVVSPNAKIPPKSLVMGVPAKVVRQMSDEDLNRTKFNWQHYVEYGRIYKELPLT; encoded by the coding sequence ATGATATATCCGTATAAAGAACTAAAACCTCAAATCGACGCAAGCGCTTACGTAGCGCCGAGTGCAGCCATTATTGGCGACGTTCGCTTAGGAAAAAATTCAAGTGTCTGGTTTAACGCAGTGTTACGTGGCGACATCAATTCAATTGTCGTTGGCGCAGACAGCAATATCCAGGACGGTTGCCTCTTACATGTCACCCACGAACTACCAGTAGTCATTGAAGACCGCGTCACCATCGGACATGGCGCTATCGTGCATGGATGCCACATTGAGTCTGATTGCTTAATCGCAATGGGCGCGGTAATTCTTGATGGTGCCCATATCGGGCAAGGTTCATTAATTGCCGCCGGGGCGGTTGTCTCCCCCAATGCAAAAATCCCACCAAAGAGCCTGGTGATGGGCGTTCCTGCCAAAGTAGTTCGCCAGATGTCCGATGAAGACTTGAATCGGACAAAATTCAACTGGCAGCATTACGTCGAATATGGGCGCATTTACAAAGAGCTTCCCTTAACATAA
- a CDS encoding serine protease — translation MSYFEDLLDDIKQKQRPVDTVHYKMLSESGIALKQPSTVPAERVKPVESLVRAGNSPMTMAHNRLNHKEAIFRVFARQSDGVNVGSGFFYAASGEFMTDLHVVGEANTCQVLLNNGQVLKAVVDRRDHNTDLASGHVVEPKKSLPYLILEKPASVETYTGKTYSAGYPDGREFTIVPGNTSKLSFSGIASAGALEIGENPSRTVIVTDIETRAGMSGGVLFNKDFLPIGIIDKGTKPGSKSPISISTPITDGIRMIKQPVTYKLESKF, via the coding sequence TTGTCTTACTTCGAAGACTTACTCGATGACATCAAACAGAAGCAGCGTCCGGTGGATACGGTCCACTACAAAATGCTTTCTGAATCCGGCATTGCCTTAAAACAACCTAGCACTGTACCCGCCGAAAGGGTCAAACCAGTCGAGTCCTTGGTGCGCGCCGGCAACAGCCCAATGACCATGGCTCACAACCGGCTAAATCACAAAGAAGCTATCTTTCGTGTCTTTGCGCGACAAAGCGATGGAGTAAACGTAGGGTCTGGATTCTTTTATGCTGCAAGCGGGGAGTTCATGACAGACCTGCACGTCGTCGGTGAAGCTAACACTTGCCAGGTTTTGCTCAATAACGGACAGGTTTTAAAAGCAGTGGTGGACAGACGAGATCACAATACGGACCTGGCTTCCGGTCATGTGGTTGAACCCAAGAAATCCTTACCTTATTTGATCTTGGAAAAACCAGCCTCGGTTGAGACTTACACTGGTAAAACCTATTCGGCCGGTTACCCCGACGGTAGAGAATTCACTATCGTCCCTGGAAACACCAGCAAGTTGTCGTTTTCAGGAATTGCCTCGGCAGGTGCTTTAGAAATAGGGGAAAACCCATCGCGAACAGTAATTGTCACAGACATTGAGACGCGAGCAGGAATGTCCGGTGGCGTATTATTCAACAAAGACTTCCTGCCAATCGGCATAATCGATAAAGGCACCAAACCGGGATCGAAGTCACCAATCAGTATTTCAACACCAATCACTGATGGCATAAGAATGATTAAACAACCAGTGACTTACAAACTTGAGTCCAAGTTTTAA
- a CDS encoding lysophospholipase: MQAHGSSFTRKIAQLSLAVILCIASPCPPGFTQAERNDQGVLVRELKLPVYEWSDKTKNEQGVVIAIHGLMKHGAAYDKLGGYLADKGYVVVAQDLRGYGRWHDDKGNFKGGDKVSYEKSYEDLVNLAARMRSLYPNRPMFCIGESLGADLALHLAGVRPDLTDGLILSSPAIAHHHSLCKQMVVDAAKFCTNPGRELNMEPYIKSYTSDDPRITDEALKDPLTRRSLSLKALLGSRKTMKETLAYVRSIPPHIPVLIIQGSADKIIKADGIVDLMTNLKSKDQTVRWLDSRGHVLLETAFINDNTLEAISGWLTQHMPQTQVKGVIFKSASKPNSSSSKKLGS; this comes from the coding sequence ATGCAAGCTCACGGTAGCTCTTTTACTAGAAAAATTGCGCAGTTGTCTCTTGCAGTAATTCTCTGCATTGCCTCGCCTTGTCCGCCTGGATTCACTCAGGCAGAACGAAACGACCAGGGCGTTCTAGTTCGCGAGCTGAAATTGCCCGTGTACGAATGGTCGGATAAGACCAAAAACGAACAAGGAGTAGTTATTGCCATTCATGGATTGATGAAGCATGGCGCTGCCTACGATAAGCTCGGCGGCTATTTGGCCGACAAAGGTTATGTGGTTGTTGCGCAGGACTTGCGCGGCTATGGACGCTGGCACGACGACAAAGGCAATTTCAAAGGCGGAGACAAGGTAAGCTACGAAAAATCCTACGAGGATTTGGTAAATCTGGCAGCGCGCATGCGCTCGCTTTATCCCAATCGACCGATGTTTTGTATCGGTGAAAGTCTTGGAGCAGACCTTGCTCTTCATCTGGCCGGCGTTCGCCCGGATCTAACAGACGGACTGATTCTTTCCAGCCCGGCAATTGCTCATCACCATTCACTGTGTAAGCAAATGGTTGTTGACGCTGCGAAGTTTTGTACAAACCCCGGGCGCGAGTTAAACATGGAGCCGTACATTAAGTCGTACACGTCAGACGATCCAAGAATCACCGATGAAGCTTTGAAAGATCCTCTGACCCGTCGCTCTTTGAGTCTCAAAGCTCTTCTGGGTAGCCGCAAAACAATGAAGGAAACACTTGCTTATGTGCGCAGCATCCCGCCGCATATTCCCGTACTTATTATTCAGGGCAGTGCCGACAAGATTATAAAAGCCGACGGCATAGTTGATTTGATGACTAATTTGAAGTCCAAAGATCAAACAGTAAGATGGCTGGACTCACGTGGGCACGTGCTTTTAGAGACTGCATTTATCAATGACAATACACTGGAAGCAATTTCCGGCTGGTTGACTCAACACATGCCGCAAACGCAGGTAAAAGGCGTGATATTCAAGTCAGCATCTAAACCGAATTCATCGTCGAGTAAAAAACTTGGATCTTAA
- the carB gene encoding carbamoyl-phosphate synthase large subunit has protein sequence MPKRTDLKKILVLGAGPITIGQACEFDYSGTQACKALKEEGFEVVLINSNPATIMTDPEVADRTYIEPVTASVAREVIKREKPDALLPTMGGQTALNVAVELAESGFLEEQGVELIGAKLKAIKLAEDRDLFKAKMLEIGLYVPKSGIARKLGDVKDIANEIGFPIIIRPAFTLGGAGGGIAYNQEELDEIAQSGLNASPVNEILLEESVLGWKELELEVMRDCQDNVVIICSIENFDPMGVHTGDSITVAPLQTISDKEYQELRNAAIKVIRAVGVDTGGSNIQFGVCPETGRIVVIEMNPRVSRSSALASKATGYPIAKIAAKLAVGLTLDEIPNDITKSTPASFEPVIDYVITKIPRFNFEKFAGADNTLTTQMKSVGEVMAIGRTFQESMQKALRGLELGLNGFTAIPSRLEADTSEWRKRLSVPNRHRLTDIFGAFEAGLPLDEIEELTNIDPWFLDNLLEIWQETKQLSGKSLNDLDKAYMTHLKQLGFSDRQIAHAISRDGKKVSEDQVFELRSQFKIFPTYKTVDTCAAEFLASTPYLYSTYEKESEVPPSNKQKVIILGGGPNRIGQGIEFDYCCVQASLALREMGLEAIMVNSNPETVSTDYDVSDRLYFEPLTLEDITHIAMEEKPLGVIVQLGGQTPLKLSRGLEARGIKILGTAPESIDRAEDRALFNDMIKKLGLRQPPGSTAYSMEEAQRIAREVGYPVLVRPSYVLGGRAMEILYSEEELQRWLSTALRVEPDRPVLIDKFLENAIEIDVDAICDGQETIIAGIMEHIEQAGVHSGDSTCVLPTQSIPLKTLEEIRSATESLSRELKVVGLMNIQFAVKDELLYVLEVNPRASRTVPFVSKATGVPWAKLAAKVMAGKKLSELNISQRLIPPHVSVKSVVIPFKRFPGAQIALGPEMRSTGEVMGVASQFGLAFAKAQLAASHDLPVKGRVFISVSDHYKQEVVPIAQSLYQLGFELVATRGTASVVRSGGIPVVTVNKVSEGRPNLVDRIKNGEINLVINIPSGRTAHVDDQVIRQASINYNVPVVTTLSGARATVSGISALQAGPLAVKSLQEYHSNIAYWEKATREVPSNA, from the coding sequence ATGCCTAAACGTACCGACTTGAAAAAGATTCTGGTTTTGGGGGCTGGTCCGATAACGATTGGTCAGGCGTGCGAATTTGATTACTCAGGCACACAGGCTTGCAAGGCGCTCAAAGAAGAGGGTTTCGAAGTCGTCCTTATAAACTCCAATCCGGCGACGATCATGACCGATCCGGAAGTGGCAGATAGAACATATATCGAACCGGTAACTGCATCTGTTGCGCGCGAAGTTATCAAAAGAGAAAAGCCGGATGCACTTTTGCCGACAATGGGTGGTCAAACAGCATTGAACGTGGCTGTTGAATTAGCTGAGTCAGGTTTTCTGGAAGAACAAGGTGTTGAACTCATTGGCGCCAAGCTCAAAGCAATTAAGTTGGCAGAGGATCGCGATCTCTTCAAAGCCAAGATGCTTGAGATTGGATTGTATGTACCAAAATCCGGCATCGCCAGAAAATTGGGTGATGTAAAAGACATCGCCAATGAAATTGGTTTTCCCATCATTATTCGTCCGGCGTTCACGCTAGGTGGCGCAGGTGGCGGTATTGCCTACAACCAAGAAGAATTAGATGAAATTGCTCAATCAGGTCTGAATGCCAGCCCAGTCAACGAGATATTGCTTGAGGAAAGTGTACTTGGATGGAAAGAGCTCGAGTTGGAAGTTATGCGCGATTGCCAGGACAACGTGGTAATCATCTGCTCGATTGAAAACTTTGATCCTATGGGCGTGCACACAGGCGATTCCATAACAGTTGCGCCATTGCAGACAATAAGCGACAAAGAGTATCAAGAGTTACGCAACGCTGCTATTAAGGTAATTCGCGCTGTCGGAGTAGATACAGGCGGCTCAAATATTCAATTCGGTGTGTGCCCTGAAACAGGCCGCATTGTAGTCATCGAAATGAATCCGCGCGTCTCACGTTCATCAGCACTAGCCAGCAAGGCTACCGGCTATCCAATTGCAAAAATTGCCGCCAAATTAGCAGTTGGTTTGACGCTCGATGAAATCCCCAACGATATTACTAAATCAACACCGGCATCTTTCGAACCGGTAATTGACTATGTAATTACCAAAATTCCACGCTTCAATTTCGAGAAATTCGCCGGCGCCGACAATACGTTGACGACACAAATGAAGTCTGTCGGAGAAGTGATGGCAATTGGCCGCACCTTCCAAGAATCAATGCAAAAGGCTTTGCGCGGACTGGAACTGGGTCTAAATGGTTTTACAGCAATACCCTCAAGACTGGAAGCTGACACCAGCGAATGGCGTAAGCGATTGTCGGTTCCAAACCGCCACCGCCTAACAGATATTTTTGGCGCCTTTGAAGCAGGCTTGCCTTTAGATGAAATCGAAGAGCTGACCAACATCGATCCATGGTTTCTAGATAACTTGCTGGAAATCTGGCAAGAGACCAAACAATTAAGCGGCAAAAGCTTAAATGACTTGGATAAGGCCTACATGACTCACTTGAAGCAGCTTGGATTTTCCGATAGACAAATTGCGCACGCAATTAGCAGAGACGGCAAGAAAGTAAGTGAAGATCAAGTCTTTGAATTGCGCTCGCAGTTCAAGATTTTCCCAACTTACAAAACAGTTGATACTTGCGCGGCAGAATTTCTTGCTTCGACGCCGTATCTTTATTCAACTTACGAGAAAGAATCGGAAGTACCACCTTCCAACAAACAGAAGGTAATTATTTTGGGCGGCGGTCCTAACCGTATCGGTCAAGGTATTGAATTTGATTATTGTTGCGTACAAGCAAGCTTGGCTCTGCGTGAAATGGGATTGGAAGCCATCATGGTCAACTCTAATCCGGAAACTGTTTCCACCGATTACGACGTTTCAGACAGGCTCTACTTTGAACCTCTAACGCTAGAAGACATCACGCACATTGCAATGGAAGAAAAGCCGCTTGGTGTAATTGTTCAACTTGGCGGTCAGACCCCACTAAAATTGTCGCGAGGGCTGGAAGCTCGCGGCATCAAAATTCTCGGAACTGCACCTGAATCAATCGACAGAGCTGAAGATAGGGCACTCTTCAACGACATGATCAAGAAACTCGGCTTGCGTCAACCGCCTGGCTCAACTGCCTACAGCATGGAAGAGGCACAACGTATCGCCAGAGAAGTTGGTTATCCGGTTTTAGTCCGCCCAAGTTATGTGCTTGGTGGTCGAGCAATGGAAATTCTTTATAGTGAAGAAGAATTGCAACGTTGGCTTTCCACAGCTCTTAGAGTTGAGCCGGATCGTCCAGTGCTAATCGACAAATTCCTGGAAAACGCAATTGAAATTGATGTCGACGCTATCTGCGACGGACAAGAAACAATTATTGCCGGCATCATGGAGCACATTGAACAAGCCGGCGTGCACTCAGGTGATAGCACTTGCGTGCTGCCGACTCAATCTATTCCGCTCAAAACGCTTGAAGAAATTCGCTCGGCAACAGAATCATTATCACGCGAGCTAAAAGTAGTCGGCTTGATGAATATTCAATTTGCCGTCAAAGATGAATTGCTCTATGTTCTGGAAGTCAATCCACGAGCCAGTCGCACAGTGCCTTTTGTATCGAAGGCAACAGGTGTTCCATGGGCAAAACTAGCGGCTAAAGTAATGGCAGGCAAAAAGCTTTCCGAATTGAACATAAGCCAGCGTCTAATTCCGCCGCATGTTTCTGTAAAATCCGTGGTTATTCCTTTCAAGCGTTTTCCAGGCGCGCAAATTGCTCTTGGTCCGGAAATGCGCTCGACAGGCGAAGTGATGGGAGTTGCCTCTCAATTTGGACTAGCATTCGCCAAAGCACAACTTGCCGCAAGTCACGATCTGCCTGTCAAAGGCCGTGTTTTTATAAGCGTTTCGGATCATTACAAACAAGAAGTGGTGCCGATTGCACAAAGCCTTTATCAGTTAGGCTTTGAACTTGTCGCCACACGCGGAACAGCATCCGTTGTCAGATCAGGCGGCATTCCTGTAGTGACAGTCAACAAAGTTTCCGAAGGCAGACCCAACTTGGTTGACCGCATCAAAAATGGCGAGATCAATCTAGTCATTAACATCCCATCTGGACGCACTGCGCATGTCGACGATCAAGTAATTCGACAAGCGTCTATCAATTACAACGTCCCTGTTGTGACAACCTTATCTGGTGCCCGGGCGACCGTATCAGGTATTTCTGCTCTACAAGCTGGTCCATTGGCAGTGAAGAGCCTGCAGGAATACCACAGCAATATTGCCTACTGGGAAAAAGCAACACGTGAAGTACCCAGCAACGCATAG
- a CDS encoding NAD(P)H-dependent oxidoreductase, with translation MSTKPKVLVFAGSLRKSSFNKKLVKIAEAGAKEAGADTTFVDLADFDLPIFNQDNEDANGLPSGARKLKDLMLSHDGFLVSAPEYNSSITAALKNAIDWASRPVQGEGTLACFKGKVVGLMSASPGALGGLRGLVHVRAIFNNIFSLVIPEQVAVSKANEAFNDDGSLKDAKQQQAVMDIGRNVAKIAAKLKAP, from the coding sequence ATGTCAACTAAACCAAAAGTGCTTGTTTTCGCAGGTTCACTGCGTAAAAGCTCCTTCAACAAAAAGCTCGTCAAAATTGCCGAAGCAGGTGCAAAGGAAGCTGGTGCTGATACCACGTTCGTTGATCTTGCTGATTTTGATCTGCCTATCTTCAATCAGGATAACGAAGATGCAAACGGACTGCCATCAGGAGCGCGCAAACTCAAAGACTTGATGTTAAGTCACGACGGCTTTTTGGTTTCTGCCCCTGAGTACAACAGCTCAATTACAGCAGCATTGAAAAATGCTATCGATTGGGCATCACGTCCAGTGCAAGGCGAGGGCACACTAGCTTGTTTCAAAGGTAAGGTGGTTGGACTCATGAGTGCTTCACCAGGCGCCTTGGGCGGGTTACGTGGGCTGGTTCACGTACGAGCCATCTTCAATAACATCTTTTCGCTGGTAATACCCGAACAAGTGGCCGTCAGCAAAGCCAATGAAGCATTTAACGACGACGGCTCCTTGAAAGATGCCAAACAGCAACAAGCTGTCATGGATATCGGGCGCAATGTGGCAAAAATTGCAGCCAAGCTGAAAGCTCCATAA
- the deoC gene encoding deoxyribose-phosphate aldolase, translated as MAKYIDHTLLSPQATRAEITKLCEEAKEHNFYSVCVNPCHVRQAVKELSSSKVAVACVIGFPLGANLTDIKIAEAQRAISEGAEELDLVINIGALKDGDIDYVTDEIRSIVKVSKGAPVKVIIECDLLTDEEKTAAAEACVKAEAAMVKTSTGFVKDGKGATVEDIQLIKKAIAGSSLGIKASAGIRDLEKAQTLIDAGATRLGTSAGVAIVKGKQPAKAGY; from the coding sequence ATTGCTAAATACATAGATCACACACTTTTGAGTCCACAAGCCACTCGTGCTGAGATAACCAAGCTTTGCGAAGAAGCTAAAGAGCATAATTTCTACTCTGTATGCGTCAATCCCTGCCATGTTCGCCAGGCAGTAAAAGAACTTTCTTCCAGCAAAGTAGCTGTTGCCTGCGTAATAGGATTCCCTCTGGGAGCCAATCTCACGGATATAAAAATTGCCGAAGCACAACGTGCAATTTCCGAAGGCGCGGAAGAGCTTGATTTGGTTATTAACATCGGCGCCCTCAAAGATGGCGATATTGACTATGTCACAGACGAAATTCGCTCAATAGTAAAAGTATCCAAAGGTGCTCCTGTTAAAGTAATTATCGAATGTGACCTATTAACAGACGAAGAGAAAACCGCTGCTGCTGAAGCATGCGTCAAGGCAGAAGCAGCCATGGTCAAAACTTCAACCGGCTTTGTCAAAGACGGCAAAGGTGCAACTGTAGAAGACATTCAATTGATCAAGAAAGCCATTGCCGGCAGCTCTTTGGGCATCAAAGCCAGTGCAGGTATTCGTGATTTGGAAAAGGCACAGACCCTTATTGATGCAGGCGCCACACGCCTGGGAACATCGGCCGGCGTTGCAATAGTCAAGGGCAAACAGCCCGCAAAAGCAGGCTACTAA